Proteins encoded by one window of Nitrospinota bacterium:
- a CDS encoding XRE family transcriptional regulator: protein MKDVEEGSKNVYADLGMANAGEMLVKARLAAGIGEIIKKRGLTQMEASGILNMPQSKLSNMLRGKFRGISESKMLECLARLGKDVEIVVKTPPHRRHGGHMTVVFS, encoded by the coding sequence ATGAAAGATGTGGAAGAAGGTTCAAAAAACGTTTACGCCGATTTGGGCATGGCTAACGCCGGGGAGATGCTCGTCAAGGCCCGATTGGCGGCTGGTATCGGCGAAATCATCAAAAAACGCGGGTTGACGCAGATGGAAGCCTCTGGAATCCTCAACATGCCGCAATCCAAGTTATCAAACATGCTACGCGGCAAATTCCGCGGCATATCCGAAAGCAAGATGCTCGAATGCCTCGCCCGTCTCGGCAAGGATGTAGAGATCGTGGTGAAGACCCCGCCCCACCGCCGGCATGGCGGTCACATGACTGTCGTGTTTTCGTGA
- a CDS encoding type II toxin-antitoxin system RelE/ParE family toxin, which yields MSAFEPKPLIWIGSSKKDLLQMPAPVLDTFGYALYLAQTGGKHEQTKPLKGFGNAGVMEVVEDWRAATYRAVYTVRFANAVYVLSCFQKKSRKGAETPKRDMDLIMERLKLAAKHAGGKK from the coding sequence TGAGCGCCTTTGAGCCTAAGCCGCTTATATGGATCGGTTCCTCAAAGAAGGACCTCCTTCAAATGCCAGCGCCGGTGCTCGACACTTTCGGTTATGCTCTTTACCTTGCGCAGACCGGAGGAAAACACGAGCAGACAAAGCCGTTAAAGGGCTTCGGGAACGCCGGTGTAATGGAAGTGGTGGAAGATTGGCGCGCAGCCACATACAGGGCTGTTTACACGGTTCGATTCGCCAACGCGGTATATGTGTTGAGCTGCTTCCAGAAGAAATCACGCAAAGGAGCGGAAACGCCCAAGAGGGATATGGACTTGATAATGGAGCGGTTGAAGCTGGCGGCAAAGCACGCCGGGGGGAAAAAATGA